AAAGATTATGACCAAGCGTTACCAGACTGGCAATCGATCGATGTGGTGGGTTCACCCTATGCGATCGCGGGATATGAGGTTGCAGCCAATCTGGGAGGTAATTCGGCTTTAGCTGCATTTCGGCAAAAACTCGCCAGCTATGGCTTAAAACTAATGCTGGATTTTGTGCCTAATCATACTGCCCTCGATCATCACTGGGTAAATGAGGCGATCGATGTTTATATGCATGTCCCCGCCAAGTTATATCAATCAGACCCCGAAGCCTATTACAGCCCAGATCAGCAGCATTATCTAGCCCGTGGCAAGGACCCCTACTTCCCGGCCTGGACTGATACTTTGCAGCTCAATTATGGCCAGCAACGCACCCGTGAATTGGCGATCGCCACGCTTCAAAAAATTGCCAGTCAATGTGATGCGGTGCGTTGTGACATGGCGATGTTACTGCTGAAAGATATTTTTAATCAAACCTGGGCGGATCTCGCAGCACCAATGCAGGCTGAATTTTGGGATCAGGCGATCGCCGCGATCAAAGCAACCGATCCAGATTTTTTATTTGTGGCCGAAGCCTATTGGGAAAAGGAATGGCAATTGCAGCAATTGGGCTTTGACTATACCTACGACAAGCAATTGTACGATCGCCTGGTGGAGCAAAATATTGATGGAGCCAGATTGCACCTGTTGGCGGAAATGAGTTTTCAGGCCAAATTAGTCCGCTTCATTGAAAACCACGACGAACCCCGCGCCGCCAAAGCCCTGGGGTCAAACCATAAACCAGCCGCATTAATAACCCTGACCAGTGTTGGTATGCACTTGATTCATGAAGGGCAAATGCGGGGCTGGCAGGTGAAATTGCCCGTACAACTGGCACGTCGTCCACAGGAACAAAGCGATCGAGACATCGTTAGGTTTTACGATCGGCTCTTACCAGTTTTAGCAAGTAAGGCCGTTAAGCAAAGTAAGTTTGAATTAATTAATTTTGATGGACAGGAGCAGAGCATGGCGATCGCCTTTAAACGCTCCTTAAATGGTCAAGCGCTGATCGTAGTGGCTAACTTTGGTGATCATGCCACTGAGCTATCTTTTGAGGCTGAACCATTGGCCAAAGTAACTGGCTATGGCGATATGGACATAATTAGCACCGAAGCCTGGGCTAGCCCCCAATTTGATCTATGGCCAGGGGGAATCACGCTGCGGCTGCGCCCCCATGAGGGCTTGGCCATAATTTTAGAGCTTTAGGATTCTACAATTGAGGGACAAATTT
The sequence above is a segment of the Pseudanabaena sp. PCC 7367 genome. Coding sequences within it:
- a CDS encoding alpha-amylase family glycosyl hydrolase produces the protein MADHHSKPVYPLVYQINTRVWLQELSQSAGRSLTLAEIPADKFAKWQDANFDLIWLMGVWQPSQLGKQIALEHPGLQKDYDQALPDWQSIDVVGSPYAIAGYEVAANLGGNSALAAFRQKLASYGLKLMLDFVPNHTALDHHWVNEAIDVYMHVPAKLYQSDPEAYYSPDQQHYLARGKDPYFPAWTDTLQLNYGQQRTRELAIATLQKIASQCDAVRCDMAMLLLKDIFNQTWADLAAPMQAEFWDQAIAAIKATDPDFLFVAEAYWEKEWQLQQLGFDYTYDKQLYDRLVEQNIDGARLHLLAEMSFQAKLVRFIENHDEPRAAKALGSNHKPAALITLTSVGMHLIHEGQMRGWQVKLPVQLARRPQEQSDRDIVRFYDRLLPVLASKAVKQSKFELINFDGQEQSMAIAFKRSLNGQALIVVANFGDHATELSFEAEPLAKVTGYGDMDIISTEAWASPQFDLWPGGITLRLRPHEGLAIILEL